Proteins encoded by one window of Arachis hypogaea cultivar Tifrunner chromosome 1, arahy.Tifrunner.gnm2.J5K5, whole genome shotgun sequence:
- the LOC112762754 gene encoding probable histone H2B.3 has protein sequence MAPPTKAEKKPAEKKPASEKSPSATIAVEKKPKVEKKITKEGGSDKKKKRVKKSVETYKIYIFKVLKQVHPDIGISSKAMGIMNSFINDIFEKLAQEASRLARYNKKPTITSREIQTAVRLVLPGELAKHAVSEGTKAVTKFTSS, from the coding sequence ATGGCTCCTCCAACAAAGGCAGAAAAGAAGCCTGCAGAAAAGAAACCTGCATCAGAGAAATCACCATCTGCGACCATAGCGGTAGAGAAGAAGCCAAAggtagaaaagaagataacaaaaGAAGGAGGGAgcgacaagaagaagaagagggtgaAAAAGAGCGTTGAAACCTACAAGATCTACATATTCAAGGTTCTGAAGCAGGTTCACCCTGACATTGGGATCTCGAGCAAAGCCATGGGGATCATGAACAGCTTTATCAATGACATCTTTGAGAAGCTCGCTCAAGAAGCTTCTAGATTGGCTAGGTATAACAAGAAACCAACGATCACTTCTAGGGAGATCCAAACTGCTGTACGGCTTGTCCTCCCTGGTGAGCTTGCGAAGCATGCTGTCTCTGAAGGCACAAAAGCTGTTACAAAATTCACCAGTTCTTGA